In Gambusia affinis linkage group LG06, SWU_Gaff_1.0, whole genome shotgun sequence, one DNA window encodes the following:
- the cbl gene encoding E3 ubiquitin-protein ligase CBL, which translates to MAGNLKKGGGIIGMMKDAFQPHHHHLHSHHQPGAVDKKTVEKCWKLMDKVVRLCQNPKLALKNSPPYILDLLPDTYQHLRTILSRYEGKMETLGDNEYFRVFMENLTKKTKQTISLFKEGKERMYEENSQPRRNLTKLSLIFSHMLAELKAIFPNGLFQGDNFRITKADAAEFWRRAFGDKTIVPWKVFRQSLHEFHNISSGLEAMALKSTIDLTCNDYISVFEFDIFTRLFQPWSSLLRNWNSLAVTHPGYMAFLTYDEVKARLQKFIHKPGSYIFRLSCTRLGQWAIGYVTADGNILQTIPHNKPLFQALIDGFREGFYLFPDGRTQNPDLTGLCEPSPQDHIKVTQEQYELYCEMGSTFQLCKICAENDKDVKIEPCGHLMCTSCLTAWQESEGQGTGCPFCRCEIKGTEPIVVDPFDPKDNSGGSSRAAMGAEGAPSPSYDDDDDDRLEDPHLVMSKLAGTKVDRPPSPMSMAPQSSLPPVPPRLDLLPHRPPNPPGASSPGATSKAASHHKDKPLPLPPALRDLPPPPPPDRPHTVGAAPEARHPRRPLPCTPGEPLRDKLPPTPPNRSLADWNSRPVPKAPTPSSTSSSPSSSSTHVPSLGGDLRAGVRELSNRHSLPLALPSALDNRADSQKNNSSLSLDHQLSIAAIVSQDYDNPKVKPSASANAIYTLANRQSQGLRQVPGEEACDSEEDSEYMIPSSRPIAVPSVPDTLQVQRPPQPLTALQAQTQAPAVNSRLTLDAEDGPTSHEAMYSVQPRSQQARDSDYSELPPLPVTNGPRDHAAEDREEEDNGYDFPKPQLPQAPARRTFSEMGGSLSSSSSSSSSCSSSVAAFSRLSLDSDFGAAASALEPAEAPERPPKPLPRRINSERRHSPVPPVPTSPSGGAAVGGEANPLISSEIEHLMSLGYSYQDIQKALMIAQNNIEMAKNILREFVSVPSTAHIFT; encoded by the exons GTGGTGCGGCTGTGCCAAAACCCCAAACTGGCTCTGAAGAACAGCCCTCCTTACATCCTCGACCTGCTGCCAGACACCTACCAGCACCTGCGCACCATCCTGTCTCGCTATGAGGGCAAAATGGAGACTCTGGGAGACAACGAGTACTTCCGGGTCTTTATGGAGAACCTGACCAAAAAGACCAAGCAGACCATCAGCTTGTTCAAGGAAGGCAAGGAGCGCATGTATGAGGAGAATTCGCAACCCAG acGAAACCTCACCAAGCTGTCGTTGATCTTCAGTCACATGCTGGCTGAGCTGAAAGCCATCTTCCCCAACGGCCTGTTTCAAGGTGACAACTTCCGCATAACCAAAGCTGATGCTGCAGAGTTCTGGAGGCGCGCCTTTGGGGACAA AACCATTGTGCCTTGGAAGGTGTTCCGTCAGTCTCTCCATGAGTTTCATAACATCAGCTCTGGTCTGGAGGCCATGGCTCTCAAATCCACCATAGATCTCACCTGCAATGATTATATCTCAGTGTTTGAGTTCGACATCTTCACTCGGCTATTCCAG CCCTGGTCATCCCTGCTGCGAAACTGGAACAGCTTGGCTGTTACTCACCCAGGGTACATGGCCTTCCTCACATATGATGAGGTCAAAGCTCGGCTGCAGAAATTCATCCACAAGCCTGGCAG TTATATCTTCCGACTGAGTTGCACTCGCCTGGGCCAGTGGGCCATCGGTTACGTGACAGCCGATGGGAATATTCTCCAGACCATTCCCCATAATAAGCCCCTCTTCCAGGCCCTCATTGATGGTTTCAGAGAAGGCTT CTATTTATTCCCCGATGGCCGGACTCAGAACCCCGACCTGACGGGTCTGTGTGAACCTTCACCTCAAGACCACATTAAAGTCACACAG GAGCAATATGAGCTGTACTGTGAGATGGGCTCCACTTTCCAGCTCTGTAAAATCTGCGCGGAGAATGACAAAGATGTGAAGATCGAGCCCTGTGGTCATCTCATGTGCACCTCCTGTCTCACCGCCTGGCAG GAGTCGGAGGGTCAGGGAACGGGATGCCCCTTCTGTCGGTGTGAGATTAAAGGTACAGAGCCGATTGTCGTAGATCCTTTTGACCCCAAGGACAACAGCGGGGGCTCAAGTCGGGCCGCCATGGGAGCCGAAGGAGCTCCATCGCCAAGCTatgacgacgacgacgacgacagACTTGAAGACCCCCACCTGGTAATGAGCAAACTTGCTGGCACAAAG GTGGACCGCCCCCCGTCACCCATGTCCATGGCCCCTCAGTCATCTCTTCCCCCAGTGCCTCCCAGACTGGACTTGTTGCCACACAGACCTCCAAACCCCCCTGGTGCCTCCAGTCCAGGGGCCACCAGTAAG GCAGCATCACATCACAAAGACAAGCCTCTTCCACTTCCCCCTGCACTGCGGGatctccccccaccccctcccccAGACAGACCTCACACAGTCGGGGCGGCTCCAGAAGCCCGGCATCCAAGACGGCCCCTACCCTGCACTCCAGGGGAGCCCCTTCGAGATAAGCTCCCTCCCACTCCGCCGAACCGTTCTTTGGCTGACTGGAACTCCAGACCCGTTCCCAAAGCTCCAACCCCCTCTTCTACATCATCTTCACCATCCTCCTCATCCACCCACGTGCCCAGCCTGGGGGGCGACCTCAGAGCAGGTGTCAGGGAGCTCTCCAACAGACACTCGCTCCCCTTGGCGCTGCCCTCTGCGCTGGACAACCGCGCGGACTCTCAGAAGAACAACAGCTCCCTCAGTCTGGACCACCAGCTG AGTATTGCTGCAATAGTTTCTCAAGATTATGACAACCCCAAAGTGAAACCATCAGCCTCAGCCAATGCCATCTACACACTGGCAAACAG ACAGTCTCAAGGTTTGAGGCAAGTGCCCGGAGAGGAGGCGTGTGACAGCGAGGAAGACTCTGAGTACATGATCCCTTCATCTCGCCCCATTGCCGTTCCATCAGTACCAGACACCCTGCAAGTCCAAAGGCCCCCACAGCCTCTGACTGCTCTGCAGGCACAGACTCAAGCCCCTGCAGTCAACTCGCG GCTCACACTAGATGCAGAGGATGGGCCGACATCGCATGAAGCCATGTACAGCGTCCAGCCCAGGTCACAACAGGCCAGAGACTCAG ATTACTCAGAGCTGCCTCCCCTGCCGGTCACCAACGGGCCCAGAGACCACGCagcagaggacagagaggaagaggataACGGCTACGACTTCCCAAAGCCCCAGCTACCACAGGCCCCGGCTCGGCGGACCTTTTCAGAAATGGGGGGGTCTCtgtcttcatcttcatcctcctcatcgTCATGCTCGTCCTCTGTGGCAGCCTTTAGCCGCCTTTCCCTAGATTCAGATTTTGGAGCTGCGGCAT ctGCTTTAGAGCCAGCCGAAGCGCCTGAGAGACCTCCAAAGCCGCTGCCCAGACGGATCAACTCGGAGCGCCGCCACAGCCCCGTCCCGCCTGTGCCCACTTCGCCCAGCGGCGGCGCCGCAGTGGGCGGGGAGGCCAACCCCCTGATCAGCAGCGAGATCGAGCACCTCATGAGTCTGGGCTACTCCTACCAGGACATCCAGAAAGCTCTGATGATTGCACAGAACAATATAGAAATGGCCAAGAACATCCTGCGTGAGTTCGTCTCTGTTCCCTCCACCGCCCACATTTTCACATAG